A genomic stretch from Bacillus sp. E(2018) includes:
- a CDS encoding DUF1998 domain-containing protein, with amino-acid sequence MRDLPLRRGQLVTTFGPGALVISPEGESAMIGALDKWYHDKNEYRIKTFDEFEIQEPRLRSLLKVKKLLMPPDFRPSYQYKNAGEAITQTNTDLYIPLLRFPTWHYCPKCKTLHQTSMSSRTSWLDCKDCKKQTKMIQVPFVIVCSHGHISDFPWREWVHGDEYTSCEGHMKLLSTGGATLDSLKVKCACNVERSLRGIMSRNTTSEMDEDRVSELSKRLNKKEKKLYQCPGNKPWYGSEKDNESCSSFPIAVLKNSINVYYPNTISAIHLPGENPEVEKLIDVFEKNGVTSSWLNVADNIDDKIKVIKKLCPPEIQEYNHSDIELAILYIEGGIEEVQTSERVNTRNAENELRKKEFETLIQETNTKNLKVKREWTCEEINEEDITTFFTIINRITKLKETIALTGFNRLSTNSDEVAPNQLLKGKQLLFKEPDLPDNNWLPAYKVYGEGIFFSLNLEKLKSWEKRVDVQNYFNKLLTRSEKRGTNVEKSFITPRNVLIHTLSHIIIDELALTCGYNSASLRERLYLNDDQCGILVYTSSGDIDGTFGGLVRMGRQENFFPVVYKAIETARWCSSDPVCSEIGKTSGQGVNNLNGAACHSCTYLPETSCELGNLFLDRTLLIDENLGFFK; translated from the coding sequence ATGAGAGATTTACCTTTGAGAAGAGGCCAACTTGTTACAACTTTTGGACCAGGTGCTCTTGTAATTAGTCCAGAGGGGGAATCAGCGATGATTGGAGCTCTGGATAAGTGGTATCATGATAAAAATGAATATCGTATTAAAACTTTTGATGAATTCGAGATTCAAGAACCTAGATTAAGGTCTTTATTAAAAGTAAAAAAATTATTGATGCCTCCAGATTTTAGACCTAGTTACCAATACAAAAATGCTGGTGAAGCAATAACACAAACGAATACGGACTTGTATATCCCATTGTTACGTTTTCCAACTTGGCACTATTGTCCAAAGTGCAAGACTTTACATCAAACTTCTATGTCATCAAGAACTAGTTGGTTAGATTGTAAAGATTGCAAAAAACAAACAAAGATGATTCAAGTTCCTTTTGTTATTGTTTGCAGTCATGGTCATATATCTGATTTTCCATGGAGAGAATGGGTGCACGGAGATGAGTACACATCTTGTGAGGGACATATGAAACTTCTATCCACAGGAGGTGCCACTTTAGATTCACTCAAAGTAAAGTGTGCATGTAATGTAGAAAGATCTCTAAGAGGAATAATGTCCAGAAATACTACATCTGAGATGGATGAAGACCGAGTAAGTGAACTAAGTAAAAGGCTAAATAAAAAAGAAAAAAAGTTATATCAGTGCCCCGGAAATAAACCATGGTATGGATCTGAAAAAGATAATGAAAGTTGTTCTTCCTTCCCTATTGCAGTATTGAAAAATTCTATAAATGTGTATTATCCTAATACAATTAGCGCGATACACTTACCAGGTGAAAACCCTGAAGTTGAAAAACTTATAGATGTTTTTGAGAAAAACGGGGTGACTTCATCATGGTTAAATGTTGCTGATAATATTGATGATAAAATTAAGGTAATTAAAAAGTTATGTCCTCCTGAAATACAAGAATATAATCATTCGGATATTGAACTTGCTATCTTATACATTGAGGGTGGAATAGAAGAAGTGCAAACTTCTGAAAGAGTAAATACAAGAAATGCAGAAAATGAATTAAGGAAAAAAGAATTTGAAACTTTAATACAAGAAACTAATACAAAAAATCTAAAGGTAAAAAGAGAGTGGACATGTGAAGAGATAAATGAAGAAGATATCACTACTTTCTTTACTATAATAAATAGAATAACTAAATTAAAAGAAACAATTGCTTTAACTGGATTTAATAGACTTTCAACAAATAGCGACGAAGTAGCACCAAATCAATTATTAAAAGGTAAGCAGTTGTTGTTTAAAGAACCGGATTTACCTGATAATAATTGGTTACCTGCTTATAAGGTTTATGGAGAAGGGATATTTTTCTCTCTAAACCTTGAAAAACTGAAGTCATGGGAGAAAAGAGTAGACGTTCAAAACTATTTTAATAAATTGCTAACTCGAAGTGAAAAACGTGGTACTAATGTGGAAAAGAGTTTTATAACGCCTAGAAACGTTCTAATTCATACTCTCTCTCACATTATTATTGATGAATTAGCTTTAACATGTGGGTATAATTCTGCTTCCCTGCGAGAGCGCTTGTATCTAAATGACGATCAATGTGGGATATTGGTATATACTTCTTCAGGAGATATAGATGGTACATTTGGTGGTCTTGTTAGAATGGGAAGACAAGAAAACTTTTTCCCAGTAGTCTATAAAGCAATAGAAACAGCTAGATGGTGTAGTTCTGACCCAGTATGCTCCGAGATTGGAAAAACTTCTGGCCAAGGTGTAAATAATTTAAATGGGGCTGCATGTCATAGTTGTACTTATCTACCAGAAACATCTTGTGAATTAGGGAACCTCTTTTTGGATAGGACATTACTTATTGACGAAAACTTAGGTTTTTTTAAATAA
- a CDS encoding DrmE family protein: protein MINSLLDLYSLDKSTVLFKHVECNELLPFANNIEKFRLDIQYKYDNDEHLKEVLGLLNKMFFKLTSSLTPYNKIVSEDIEKLILSKFIQIKNSYPELFLNIVIPIAKSFKQVTEATHNNMLNYLCEYINKKAHVGLRIAIVTKRAISVEERLIISKELKLFLKISYYTENSFRKDIKIFDDVIYIGNPNYFGEYVKNTFKGRTVTFISYDIFTNSLSPKKVFEDLDRNGSVSTIFTNVIFDEPIAKKSNFTIEQSELLNVAVSKFIEEQKNTIGNNSQDAIEACIIYLENERFLFAARDSKIRVFTPMDQINCIKQRNFKDIEEDDYIVIRNERDTKLIAEVADQYVLKNKANSYRKLQNEWKDKLRLIVQRKGLGKVSGILMRKYNIKTASLASLRSWCNEESICPTELTKILKALKYEDDRIKEIYEVMKKIQQAHIKAGRVISEKLMSELSNDILKELQEKGYYTFMSKEFNGVSFNIERIVSIDRSTHLIAPYNIMRPMNID, encoded by the coding sequence ATGATTAATAGTTTATTAGATTTATATAGTTTAGATAAGAGTACTGTTTTATTTAAGCACGTGGAATGTAATGAATTATTACCATTTGCGAATAATATTGAAAAATTCAGGTTAGATATCCAATACAAGTATGACAATGATGAACATTTAAAAGAGGTTCTCGGATTATTAAACAAAATGTTTTTTAAGTTAACAAGCAGTTTAACTCCATACAATAAAATTGTTTCAGAAGATATTGAAAAACTGATTCTTTCAAAGTTCATCCAAATTAAAAATAGTTATCCTGAACTATTTTTAAATATTGTTATACCAATTGCTAAATCTTTTAAGCAAGTAACAGAAGCAACTCATAACAACATGTTAAATTACTTATGTGAATACATAAATAAAAAAGCACATGTAGGTTTAAGGATTGCTATTGTTACCAAAAGAGCGATATCAGTTGAGGAAAGATTAATAATCTCCAAAGAGTTAAAATTATTTCTGAAAATAAGCTATTATACAGAGAATAGTTTTAGAAAAGATATCAAAATTTTTGATGATGTTATCTATATTGGCAATCCAAATTATTTCGGTGAATATGTTAAAAACACATTTAAAGGCAGGACAGTAACTTTTATTTCATACGATATATTTACTAATTCATTAAGTCCTAAAAAAGTATTTGAAGATTTGGATAGAAATGGGTCGGTTAGTACAATCTTCACAAATGTTATATTCGATGAACCTATAGCAAAGAAAAGTAATTTTACAATCGAACAATCAGAATTATTAAATGTAGCTGTAAGTAAGTTCATTGAAGAACAAAAAAATACTATTGGAAATAACTCTCAAGATGCAATCGAAGCATGTATTATTTATTTAGAAAATGAACGTTTTTTATTTGCAGCTAGAGATTCTAAAATTCGTGTGTTTACACCTATGGACCAAATAAATTGTATTAAACAACGTAATTTTAAGGATATTGAGGAAGATGATTATATTGTAATTAGAAATGAAAGAGACACAAAATTAATTGCTGAAGTTGCTGATCAATATGTTCTTAAGAATAAGGCTAATAGTTATAGGAAACTTCAAAATGAATGGAAAGATAAATTAAGGCTCATTGTACAAAGAAAAGGTTTAGGAAAAGTAAGTGGAATTTTAATGCGTAAGTATAACATTAAAACTGCTTCTCTTGCTTCATTAAGATCATGGTGTAATGAGGAATCCATCTGTCCAACAGAACTAACTAAAATATTAAAAGCATTAAAGTACGAGGATGATAGGATCAAAGAAATATATGAAGTTATGAAGAAGATTCAACAGGCACATATTAAAGCAGGTAGAGTTATATCCGAAAAATTAATGAGTGAATTATCAAATGATATTTTAAAAGAGTTACAAGAAAAGGGATATTACACATTCATGTCCAAGGAGTTTAATGGTGTTTCATTTAATATTGAGAGAATCGTTTCAATAGATCGCTCAACGCATCTTATTGCACCCTACAATATAATGAGACCTATGAATATTGACTAA
- a CDS encoding helicase-related protein, translated as MEISLENSLDNRQKVINNVKEEIIGPGQIRPHYIKFSPIGTTLFESREELYKPYYWEVGGEKEEILQRETPTQRYVSGHLFPLGTSESNEVTLETPIGKEPNEVQEDDKVDKLFERKEDLEATEDDGEVELFPQRNDFMPSTMGLTFCVEKDIPELKVKIEGGTYTPHKVRVKGESNNVEWWLRETVEGIWDLPLKELIKHRQIEKLVQMKNKKGEKISQYQIQFQARIREVKGKYIITISVTNRSSVPNFNKQQLILFQATMNICTPDNYYFSIYPKQYEMKKLLSEEDASTELLYRNEGVYAFGHGCAADWEQNSKKVQQLSTTFMPEYEALSMTPNVFVNQKGKKVELEIKMSDLAGLSSSEHPKKVLKPLIEGYKEWIEQKGIEVEKVPEILKPIARKHLSLCKESLDRMIMGLKLLEEPQILEAFRLANTAILLQQVNGKNRRIGYIEGKQILFNKTFKESVSDEYHLKNASNTWRAFQIAFILMSIESLVHEKCDSREVVDLIWFPTGGGKTEAYLGVAAFQMILRRLKNPLDAGVDVMMRYTLRLLTADQFQRSSRLICAIEYLRRKNSSKLGDIPFSIGIWVGSNTTPNNNKSAKTTLSKLQKNEKNAQQFIVNSCSWCGANLGFYSEKGSQKKFYFGYKINNDKLVVHCPDKNCHFHEELPIYIVDETIYEKRPTFLIGTVDKFVQLVWQPKARSLFGINSNGKRFISPPSLIVQDELHLISGPLGTLTGLFEALVEELCLKNVDGKIVKPKIIAATATIKQFEEQARALFGRENARLFPSPGLENEDSFFATPAIDTNTGKPMPGRKYVGVYTTTVRIMMSQVMAFSSILQSTAEINEKERDPYWTLLSFYNTLRELGGGLTLTQTDIPQYSNSMAMRKGLQKEIRYINNVLELTSRKQSHEISKTIDDLKLEYIANKEQKNVNSTIDLCLASNIIEVGVDIDRLSVMAIVGQPKMTAQYIQVSGRVGRRWWERPGLIFTLYSNTKSRDKSHFEHFREYHQKLYAQVEPTSVTPFSDSCLDRGLHAVLIGFLRQSLNDDIARTPDWEEIQKNLNKRILPFYNRLVDRATLVDPEQVDELKNRFRDILKRLEIGNYTAWRVDPKVNGYMYSAGTTIPHALKSKAESMINSMRNVDSECRGLIASLYNSNNDDNESESSWEALFS; from the coding sequence ATGGAAATTTCATTAGAAAATTCACTTGATAACCGACAAAAAGTTATTAATAATGTCAAAGAAGAAATAATTGGTCCCGGTCAAATTAGACCTCACTATATAAAATTCAGTCCAATTGGTACTACTTTATTTGAATCAAGAGAAGAATTATATAAACCTTATTATTGGGAAGTTGGAGGGGAAAAAGAGGAAATTCTACAAAGAGAAACGCCGACACAAAGATATGTAAGTGGTCATTTGTTTCCATTAGGTACAAGTGAAAGTAATGAAGTCACCCTAGAGACTCCAATTGGTAAAGAACCTAATGAAGTTCAAGAAGACGATAAGGTTGATAAATTATTTGAGCGTAAAGAAGATTTAGAAGCGACTGAAGACGACGGAGAAGTAGAATTATTTCCTCAAAGAAATGATTTTATGCCTTCAACTATGGGTTTAACATTCTGTGTTGAAAAAGATATTCCCGAATTAAAAGTTAAAATTGAAGGGGGGACTTATACACCTCACAAAGTAAGGGTAAAAGGTGAAAGTAATAATGTGGAATGGTGGCTTAGGGAAACTGTTGAAGGGATTTGGGATCTGCCTTTAAAAGAACTTATAAAACACAGACAGATTGAAAAACTAGTTCAAATGAAAAATAAAAAAGGGGAAAAAATTAGTCAGTACCAAATACAATTTCAAGCACGTATTCGGGAAGTTAAGGGTAAATATATAATTACGATAAGTGTTACTAATCGGTCTTCCGTCCCTAATTTTAATAAACAACAATTAATATTGTTTCAAGCAACAATGAATATATGTACACCTGATAATTACTATTTTTCTATTTATCCAAAACAATATGAGATGAAAAAGTTATTGAGTGAAGAAGATGCTTCAACTGAATTACTCTATCGTAACGAAGGTGTGTATGCTTTTGGGCATGGTTGCGCTGCAGATTGGGAACAAAATTCTAAAAAAGTCCAGCAATTATCTACAACTTTTATGCCGGAGTACGAGGCCCTAAGTATGACTCCTAATGTCTTTGTCAATCAGAAGGGTAAGAAAGTTGAACTAGAGATAAAAATGAGTGACCTGGCCGGTCTTTCCAGTAGTGAGCATCCTAAAAAAGTTCTAAAACCATTAATTGAAGGCTATAAGGAATGGATAGAACAAAAAGGCATAGAGGTAGAAAAGGTCCCCGAAATATTAAAACCAATTGCTAGAAAGCATTTAAGCCTATGTAAAGAAAGCCTAGATAGAATGATAATGGGTCTAAAATTACTTGAAGAACCTCAAATACTAGAAGCGTTTCGTTTAGCAAATACAGCAATACTTCTGCAACAAGTAAATGGTAAAAATAGACGTATTGGGTATATAGAAGGAAAACAAATTTTGTTTAATAAAACGTTTAAAGAAAGTGTTAGTGATGAATATCACCTTAAAAATGCAAGTAATACCTGGAGGGCATTCCAGATTGCTTTTATTTTGATGTCTATTGAGTCATTAGTCCATGAAAAATGTGATTCCAGAGAAGTAGTAGATTTAATTTGGTTTCCTACTGGTGGAGGTAAAACGGAGGCGTACTTAGGTGTTGCTGCTTTTCAAATGATTCTAAGACGCTTGAAAAATCCTTTGGATGCTGGCGTCGATGTTATGATGAGATACACTCTTAGGCTTTTAACTGCTGACCAGTTCCAACGTTCATCGAGGCTCATTTGTGCTATAGAATATTTAAGAAGAAAAAATAGTTCGAAGCTCGGAGATATACCTTTTTCTATTGGAATATGGGTAGGGTCAAATACAACTCCAAATAATAATAAATCTGCCAAGACGACTCTAAGTAAACTACAAAAAAATGAGAAAAATGCTCAACAATTTATTGTTAACAGTTGTTCATGGTGTGGAGCAAATTTAGGTTTTTACAGTGAAAAAGGCAGCCAAAAGAAATTTTATTTTGGTTATAAAATTAACAACGATAAGTTAGTTGTTCATTGTCCAGATAAAAATTGTCACTTCCATGAAGAATTGCCAATTTATATTGTTGATGAGACTATATATGAGAAGCGTCCGACTTTCTTAATTGGAACAGTAGATAAGTTTGTGCAATTAGTATGGCAACCTAAGGCAAGGTCGTTATTTGGAATAAATTCAAATGGGAAAAGATTTATTAGTCCCCCATCATTAATAGTCCAAGACGAGTTGCATTTAATATCTGGTCCGCTTGGTACATTAACGGGTCTTTTTGAGGCGTTAGTTGAAGAGTTATGTTTAAAGAATGTGGATGGTAAGATAGTTAAACCAAAAATAATAGCAGCGACAGCCACAATTAAGCAATTCGAAGAGCAAGCACGTGCATTATTCGGAAGAGAGAACGCAAGATTATTTCCAAGTCCGGGACTTGAAAATGAAGATTCATTTTTTGCAACACCTGCAATAGATACAAACACAGGCAAACCAATGCCGGGACGAAAATACGTTGGTGTTTACACTACAACTGTACGTATAATGATGTCACAAGTTATGGCATTTTCATCAATACTCCAGTCTACTGCTGAAATAAATGAAAAAGAAAGAGATCCTTATTGGACCCTGCTATCATTCTACAATACGTTGCGTGAATTAGGTGGAGGTTTAACTTTAACTCAAACAGATATACCTCAATATTCAAATTCAATGGCAATGAGAAAGGGTCTACAAAAAGAGATTAGGTATATTAATAATGTTCTTGAATTAACATCAAGAAAACAAAGTCATGAAATCTCAAAAACTATCGATGATTTAAAGTTAGAATATATTGCGAATAAAGAACAAAAAAATGTGAATTCAACAATTGATCTATGCCTTGCATCAAACATTATTGAGGTTGGAGTAGATATTGATCGTCTATCTGTAATGGCTATAGTAGGACAACCAAAGATGACCGCTCAGTATATTCAAGTAAGTGGACGTGTTGGACGTCGTTGGTGGGAGAGACCAGGATTGATATTTACTTTATATTCAAACACAAAATCAAGGGATAAATCTCATTTTGAGCATTTTAGGGAATATCATCAAAAATTATATGCCCAAGTTGAACCTACAAGTGTAACTCCTTTTTCTGACTCGTGTTTAGATAGAGGATTGCATGCAGTCCTGATAGGGTTTTTGCGTCAATCCTTAAATGATGATATTGCTAGAACTCCTGATTGGGAGGAAATACAAAAAAACTTAAATAAAAGAATATTACCTTTTTATAACCGTTTAGTAGATCGTGCAACACTTGTCGATCCAGAACAAGTAGATGAACTTAAAAACCGATTTCGCGATATTTTAAAAAGACTTGAAATCGGAAATTATACTGCATGGAGAGTCGATCCGAAGGTAAATGGTTATATGTATTCAGCAGGTACAACGATTCCTCATGCTTTGAAAAGTAAAGCCGAGTCAATGATCAACTCCATGAGAAATGTAGATTCAGAGTGTAGAGGGTTAATTGCTTCATTATATAACTCAAATAATGATGACAATGAAAGTGAAAGTAGTTGGGAGGCATTGTTTTCATGA